In Holophagales bacterium, the following proteins share a genomic window:
- a CDS encoding EAL domain-containing protein, producing the protein MYRPTTDEGEKGGERDATPIGGILGDLIAAKADLEARNEALQLVNELTWRLQRRLDVEAIAAETVDLLARHSQAPLVAFYLLEGEEGPLRMVKGHGFNEREMQLGAVLPLLGSASGLAVRERRIVTVRQGTIDEGHAHPVVTALAERGLSTGLCIPLSHGGSPLGTVNLIFPAHRELRPLEVDTFHGIARAVSLALANARLVADLEHLAFHDLLTGLPNRAGFHRRFTRLAERGEGSSQVGLILLDLDRFREINDTLGHTVGDELLVQVVSRLVHGTDGLRNDVFRLGGDEFGIVVPGAGSLAEVDAAARRIIRALSQPLRVGGMGLEIGASAGVALSPEQGCDSHELLRSADVALHRAKRAPGSVACYARELYEHTPERLAMLSDLGRAIREGELVLHFQPKVALQYGFIEGFEALVRWRHPRLGLLAPGRFVPFAEATDVMLPLTSWVVKNALEQLTFWNRHLPRLTMAINLSMRNLLDRSCPDAIAGIVREAGVDPAVVEFELTETAIMADPETAMTALARITASGARLAIDDFGTGYSSLSYLKRLPVDVLKIDRSFIADMTTGSRSRAIVQSTVQLAHSLDLGVVAEGIEERDSARALREMKCDLAQGFYFAQPEPAEIAGRHIASGMPGRCRCRSALARAVSACGPSSGSSR; encoded by the coding sequence ATGTACAGGCCCACCACCGATGAGGGCGAGAAGGGCGGGGAGCGTGACGCGACGCCGATCGGAGGGATCCTCGGCGACCTGATCGCGGCGAAGGCCGATCTCGAGGCGCGCAACGAGGCGCTGCAGCTCGTGAACGAGCTCACCTGGCGGCTCCAGAGGCGGCTCGACGTGGAGGCGATCGCGGCGGAGACCGTGGACCTGCTGGCCCGCCACAGCCAGGCGCCGCTCGTGGCCTTCTACCTCCTCGAAGGTGAAGAGGGGCCCCTGCGGATGGTGAAGGGGCACGGGTTCAACGAGCGGGAGATGCAGCTGGGAGCCGTGCTGCCGCTGCTGGGGAGCGCGAGCGGGCTCGCGGTGCGGGAACGACGGATCGTGACGGTGCGGCAGGGGACCATCGACGAGGGCCATGCCCATCCGGTCGTGACGGCGCTCGCGGAACGGGGTCTCTCGACCGGCCTCTGTATCCCGCTCTCCCACGGGGGCTCGCCTCTCGGCACCGTGAACCTCATCTTCCCGGCCCACCGCGAGCTCCGCCCGCTCGAGGTCGACACGTTCCACGGGATCGCCCGTGCCGTCTCCCTCGCGCTGGCGAACGCCCGGCTCGTCGCCGATCTCGAGCACCTCGCCTTCCACGACCTGCTCACCGGGCTCCCGAACCGGGCCGGGTTCCACAGGAGGTTCACGCGCCTCGCGGAGAGGGGCGAAGGAAGCTCTCAGGTCGGGCTCATCCTGCTCGACCTCGACCGCTTTCGCGAGATCAACGACACCCTCGGCCATACCGTGGGAGACGAGCTTCTCGTCCAGGTCGTCTCGCGACTCGTCCACGGCACCGACGGCCTGCGGAACGACGTCTTCCGCCTGGGGGGCGACGAGTTCGGCATCGTGGTTCCGGGGGCCGGGAGCCTGGCCGAGGTCGACGCCGCGGCGCGCCGCATCATCAGGGCCCTCTCGCAGCCTCTCCGGGTGGGCGGCATGGGGCTCGAGATCGGAGCGAGCGCCGGCGTCGCTCTTTCCCCCGAGCAGGGGTGCGACAGCCACGAGCTCCTCCGCAGCGCGGACGTGGCGCTCCACAGGGCCAAAAGGGCCCCCGGAAGCGTGGCCTGCTATGCACGCGAGCTGTACGAGCACACGCCGGAGCGCCTCGCCATGCTGTCGGACCTGGGACGAGCGATCCGCGAGGGGGAGCTCGTCCTTCACTTCCAGCCGAAGGTGGCGCTGCAGTACGGCTTCATCGAGGGGTTCGAGGCGCTCGTCAGGTGGCGGCACCCGCGGCTGGGACTCCTCGCGCCGGGGAGGTTCGTGCCGTTCGCAGAGGCGACGGACGTGATGTTGCCTCTGACCAGCTGGGTGGTGAAGAACGCCCTCGAGCAGCTGACGTTCTGGAACCGGCATCTGCCGCGCCTGACGATGGCGATCAACCTCTCCATGCGGAACCTCCTCGACCGGAGCTGCCCCGACGCGATCGCGGGAATCGTTCGGGAAGCGGGCGTCGACCCGGCTGTCGTGGAGTTCGAGCTGACCGAGACGGCGATCATGGCCGACCCGGAGACGGCAATGACGGCCCTCGCCCGCATCACGGCGTCGGGGGCGCGGCTCGCCATCGACGACTTCGGCACCGGGTACTCCTCGCTCTCCTACCTGAAGCGCCTGCCGGTGGACGTCCTCAAGATCGACCGCTCCTTCATCGCCGACATGACGACCGGGTCGCGGAGCCGTGCGATCGTGCAGTCGACCGTGCAGCTCGCGCACAGCCTCGACCTCGGCGTCGTGGCGGAGGGCATCGAGGAACGCGACAGCGCGCGCGCGTTGCGCGAGATGAAGTGCGATCTCGCGCAAGGCTTCTACTTCGCCCAGCCAGAGCCCGCGGAGATCGCCGGCCGCCACATCGCGTCGGGGATGCCTGGACGGTGCCGGTGTAGGAGTGCCCTGGCCCGGGCCGTCAGTGCTTGCGGACCATCCTCAGGATCTTCACGTTGA
- a CDS encoding serine/threonine-protein phosphatase has protein sequence MRRPGDTLGSTGVPVGLLPNGVWREAKVVLAPGASIVFYTDGLTEATAPDDEEFGGERLSSLATSLAALPAPELAAGILAGVTAFEAGSHPADDKTLVVLRREG, from the coding sequence GTGCGACGGCCAGGTGACACCCTCGGGAGCACGGGTGTTCCGGTCGGTCTCCTCCCGAACGGGGTGTGGAGGGAGGCGAAGGTTGTCCTGGCGCCGGGTGCTTCGATCGTCTTCTACACGGACGGCCTGACCGAGGCCACCGCGCCGGACGACGAGGAATTCGGGGGCGAGCGCCTCTCGTCGCTCGCGACGTCGCTCGCGGCGCTGCCGGCCCCCGAGCTGGCGGCCGGGATCCTCGCCGGAGTCACCGCGTTCGAGGCGGGCTCGCATCCGGCCGACGACAAGACGCTCGTGGTGTTGCGCCGCGAAGGCTGA
- the pssA gene encoding CDP-diacylglycerol--serine O-phosphatidyltransferase, which produces MTTATPRKHFSMIREFHLADWFTLANAVCGVGAIFSVMTYLETADVRHVYWASALVFAALVFDVLDGRIARWRQTSSPMGQELDSLADVISFGVAPAIIAYGCGMQGLYDRIVLVCFVACGVSRLARYNVTAEALSEGTGKVKYFEGTPIPTSILLVLLLAFAARSGAVGQDLWFGVVQPGGFDLHPLVLVFAISGSLMVSRIRIPKP; this is translated from the coding sequence ATGACGACCGCGACACCGCGCAAGCACTTCTCGATGATCCGGGAGTTCCACCTGGCGGACTGGTTCACGCTCGCGAATGCCGTCTGCGGCGTCGGCGCGATCTTCTCCGTCATGACCTACCTGGAAACGGCCGACGTCCGGCACGTCTATTGGGCCAGCGCGCTCGTCTTCGCCGCACTGGTATTCGACGTCCTCGACGGCCGCATCGCCCGGTGGCGGCAGACGTCGTCGCCCATGGGCCAGGAGCTCGACTCGCTCGCCGACGTCATCTCCTTCGGCGTGGCCCCCGCGATCATCGCGTACGGCTGTGGCATGCAGGGGCTCTACGACCGCATCGTCCTGGTCTGCTTCGTCGCCTGCGGCGTCTCGCGCCTCGCCCGGTACAACGTCACCGCCGAGGCCCTGTCCGAGGGAACGGGCAAGGTGAAGTACTTCGAAGGGACGCCGATCCCCACCTCCATCCTCCTCGTCCTGCTCCTGGCGTTCGCCGCGAGGTCCGGCGCCGTGGGGCAGGACCTCTGGTTCGGCGTCGTCCAGCCGGGCGGCTTCGACCTTCATCCCCTGGTCCTCGTTTTCGCAATCTCGGGCTCGCTGATGGTCAGCAGGATCCGGATCCCCAAGCCGTGA
- a CDS encoding alpha/beta fold hydrolase, translated as MGDLADDAAAVMEAAGARPASVFGISMGGMIALELALRHPGHVSALALGATFAGYRESRKAPLSVMAELIAGGALSRMGSHRLIAGALVSKELAGSDLARFGAWVEATGRVSPRVLAQQLAAVTVWDATTRLGEIRVPTLALTGDADQLVPVENSRRIVEAIPGARLVLLPGAGHCFPLERFEETAREVTGFFRGAASRTP; from the coding sequence ATGGGCGACCTCGCCGACGACGCCGCGGCGGTGATGGAAGCCGCCGGAGCCCGGCCCGCCTCCGTCTTCGGGATCTCGATGGGCGGGATGATCGCGCTCGAGCTGGCGCTCCGGCACCCGGGCCACGTGAGTGCGCTCGCGCTCGGCGCGACGTTCGCGGGATACAGGGAGAGCCGGAAGGCGCCGCTTTCCGTGATGGCAGAGCTGATTGCCGGAGGAGCGCTGTCGCGGATGGGCTCGCACCGGCTCATCGCCGGCGCCCTCGTCTCGAAGGAGCTGGCCGGAAGCGACCTGGCGCGATTCGGGGCATGGGTCGAGGCCACAGGCCGTGTGAGCCCGCGCGTCCTCGCGCAGCAGCTGGCCGCGGTGACGGTCTGGGACGCGACGACCCGGCTCGGGGAGATCCGCGTCCCGACGCTCGCCCTCACGGGAGACGCCGACCAGCTCGTGCCGGTGGAGAACTCGCGCCGGATCGTCGAAGCGATCCCCGGCGCGCGGCTCGTCCTCCTCCCCGGGGCCGGGCACTGCTTTCCCCTCGAGCGGTTCGAGGAGACGGCGCGCGAGGTGACAGGGTTCTTCCGCGGGGCCGCCTCCCGCACTCCCTGA
- a CDS encoding insulinase family protein codes for MKKQNVVLVLAAALLAPAAFGAEPPPLPKDFPGYGADRPLPVPAISKSTLPNGLTVWLVKRPGFPKVSAVLAVRGGSAVDPAGMEGISDLLAVTLKEGTAKKTSRQIAEELQGLGGDLGVSAGADAITLRASALATGTPRLLDLLAAVALAPAFPPAEVELAKENALQELEAAEATPDFLASKAFAKAVYGSHPYHVVTATRETIAKTTPALLGAEHARRFRPDQALLVVAGDLDESVVKASIVRAFGAWKSAGAPLPPVPASPPARGREFLLVDRPGSVQSTVVSGRPGPAVSDADWYDVLVANTVYADAFGSRLVKNIREEKGYTYSPSGDFSTRRAGSLLEMQADVRNDVTAATLLEVFYELDRMAATKPTADELAGAKRYQGGLYLIRNQLQGAVAGTLARNWVNGLPPEALADFVPKVNAVTAEGVQAAGRKHFLSSTQTVVVVGDAKEVRSQLELYGAVKEIKP; via the coding sequence GTGAAGAAGCAGAACGTCGTCCTCGTCCTCGCCGCCGCCCTCCTCGCCCCCGCCGCCTTCGGCGCCGAGCCGCCGCCGCTCCCGAAGGACTTTCCCGGCTACGGCGCCGACCGGCCGCTCCCCGTTCCCGCCATCTCGAAGTCGACCCTTCCGAACGGCCTGACGGTCTGGCTCGTGAAGCGCCCCGGCTTCCCGAAGGTCTCGGCCGTCCTCGCCGTCCGCGGCGGCTCGGCCGTCGACCCCGCCGGGATGGAGGGCATCTCGGACCTCCTCGCCGTCACGCTCAAGGAAGGGACGGCGAAGAAGACCTCGCGCCAGATCGCCGAGGAGCTGCAGGGCCTCGGAGGCGACCTCGGCGTCTCGGCGGGCGCCGACGCCATCACCCTGCGCGCCAGCGCCCTCGCGACCGGCACCCCCCGTCTCCTCGACCTCCTCGCCGCGGTCGCGCTCGCCCCCGCCTTCCCACCGGCCGAGGTCGAGCTTGCGAAGGAGAACGCCCTGCAGGAGCTGGAAGCCGCCGAAGCGACTCCCGATTTCCTCGCGTCGAAGGCCTTCGCGAAGGCCGTCTACGGCAGCCACCCGTACCACGTCGTGACGGCGACCCGCGAGACCATCGCGAAGACGACGCCCGCGCTCCTGGGTGCCGAGCACGCGCGCCGCTTCCGCCCCGACCAGGCGCTCCTCGTCGTCGCGGGAGACCTCGACGAATCCGTCGTGAAGGCCTCCATCGTCCGCGCCTTCGGGGCGTGGAAGAGCGCCGGCGCCCCGCTGCCGCCAGTGCCTGCGTCGCCTCCCGCCCGAGGCCGCGAGTTCCTTCTCGTCGACCGTCCCGGATCGGTCCAGTCGACCGTCGTCTCCGGCCGGCCCGGCCCGGCCGTCTCGGATGCCGACTGGTACGACGTCCTCGTCGCGAACACCGTCTACGCCGACGCCTTCGGCAGCCGCCTCGTCAAGAACATCCGCGAGGAGAAGGGCTACACCTATTCCCCCTCGGGCGACTTCTCTACGCGCCGCGCCGGGAGCCTTCTCGAGATGCAGGCCGACGTCCGCAACGACGTCACCGCGGCGACGCTCCTCGAGGTCTTCTACGAGCTCGACCGGATGGCCGCCACGAAGCCGACGGCCGACGAGCTCGCGGGGGCGAAGCGCTACCAGGGCGGGCTCTACCTCATCCGCAACCAGCTCCAGGGCGCGGTCGCGGGAACCCTCGCCCGCAACTGGGTCAACGGCCTCCCGCCCGAGGCCCTCGCCGACTTCGTGCCGAAGGTGAACGCCGTCACGGCCGAGGGCGTGCAGGCCGCGGGCAGGAAGCACTTCCTCTCGAGCACCCAGACCGTTGTCGTCGTCGGCGACGCCAAGGAGGTCCGCTCCCAGCTCGAGCTCTACGGGGCGGTGAAGGAGATCAAGCCGTAG
- a CDS encoding insulinase family protein yields MPTAVRTLPNGLTVVVSEDHSTPTFGLCIAYRIGFRLEPKGRTGFAHLFEHMMFQGTPNAPKGTYDRVIEGGGGINNGSTRYDYTNYIVSAPVSALEAVLWLEADRMKTLDFSEKNLANQKEVVKEEIRVNVQNRPYGLFFWTDVAGTAFDRWENAHDGYGSFADLDAARVADVKGFFESYYGPNNAVLAIVGDITPDEAFAKVEKYFGALPARPAPPKPDVSEKANTKERTLSQTDALANVPAVAVGWKMPARGTKDDIPAAVLGNLLAGGEASRLYQGLVKGRELLLGIEGGHNWPLDDAFTYEGPTLLSLFGLYKPDTTAKEVVAAIDAEIAAIAKGSVGAAELERTKTKMVSDLYGQLELPLDRSVVLCLAQLFDGNAATVNDLPGRIAAVTSADLARVASTYLTAANRTVVDRRPAPAKPSEAAPAGK; encoded by the coding sequence ATTCCGACGGCCGTGAGGACCCTCCCGAACGGCCTCACCGTCGTCGTCTCGGAAGACCACTCCACCCCGACCTTCGGCCTCTGCATCGCCTACCGGATCGGGTTCCGCCTCGAGCCGAAGGGGCGAACCGGCTTCGCCCACCTCTTCGAGCACATGATGTTCCAGGGGACGCCGAACGCCCCGAAGGGGACGTACGACAGGGTCATCGAGGGGGGCGGCGGGATCAACAACGGGTCGACCCGCTACGACTACACGAACTACATCGTCAGCGCCCCGGTCTCGGCGCTCGAGGCGGTCCTCTGGCTCGAGGCCGACCGGATGAAGACGCTCGACTTCTCCGAGAAGAACCTCGCGAACCAGAAGGAGGTCGTCAAGGAGGAGATCCGCGTCAACGTCCAGAACAGGCCCTACGGCCTCTTCTTCTGGACCGACGTCGCCGGCACCGCCTTCGACCGGTGGGAGAACGCCCACGACGGCTACGGATCCTTCGCCGACCTCGACGCCGCCAGGGTCGCCGACGTGAAGGGCTTCTTCGAGAGCTACTACGGCCCGAACAACGCCGTCCTGGCGATCGTCGGCGACATCACGCCCGACGAGGCCTTCGCGAAGGTCGAGAAGTACTTCGGCGCTCTCCCGGCCCGCCCGGCGCCCCCGAAGCCCGACGTGAGCGAGAAGGCGAACACGAAGGAACGGACCCTCTCGCAGACCGACGCCCTCGCGAACGTCCCGGCCGTCGCGGTCGGCTGGAAGATGCCCGCCCGCGGCACGAAGGACGACATCCCTGCGGCCGTCCTGGGGAACCTCCTCGCCGGGGGCGAGGCCTCGCGCCTCTACCAGGGGCTCGTCAAGGGCAGGGAGCTCCTGCTCGGCATCGAGGGAGGCCACAACTGGCCTCTCGACGACGCCTTCACGTACGAGGGGCCCACGCTCCTCTCCCTCTTCGGCCTCTACAAGCCCGACACCACCGCGAAGGAGGTCGTCGCCGCCATCGACGCCGAGATCGCCGCCATCGCGAAGGGCTCGGTCGGCGCCGCCGAGCTCGAACGGACGAAGACGAAGATGGTCTCCGACCTCTACGGCCAGCTCGAGCTGCCGCTCGACCGCTCCGTCGTCCTCTGCCTCGCGCAGCTCTTCGACGGCAACGCGGCCACCGTGAACGACCTCCCCGGACGGATCGCCGCGGTCACGAGCGCCGACCTCGCCCGCGTCGCCTCCACGTACCTCACGGCCGCCAACCGCACCGTCGTCGACCGGCGGCCCGCGCCGGCGAAACCGTCCGAGGCCGCGCCGGCGGGGAAGTGA
- a CDS encoding DUF350 domain-containing protein — MNARFDLAVVAAGMVAYGVAVVTAALLVFVVYRANAFITREVDEEGLLRGGHRSIAISLGAILLSQAVLLRHAVNPVMVMVRELFLEPPTVREAMVTALRCGGVVALLTLVAFGSTALAAFLFTRMTRGLDEHGEIRRDNVAVAIFHAFVLLAITAVLNEGMEDLARSLVPFGSRGVLTLP; from the coding sequence ATGAATGCCCGATTCGACCTCGCGGTCGTCGCGGCGGGGATGGTCGCGTACGGCGTGGCCGTCGTGACGGCGGCCCTGCTCGTCTTCGTCGTCTACCGCGCGAACGCCTTCATCACCCGGGAGGTGGACGAGGAGGGGCTGCTCCGGGGCGGGCACCGCTCCATCGCCATCTCCCTCGGCGCGATTCTCCTGAGCCAGGCCGTGCTCCTGCGCCACGCGGTGAACCCGGTGATGGTGATGGTGCGCGAGCTTTTCCTCGAGCCGCCGACGGTCCGCGAGGCGATGGTCACCGCACTGCGCTGCGGGGGGGTCGTGGCGCTGCTGACGCTCGTGGCGTTCGGGTCGACGGCGCTCGCGGCGTTCCTCTTCACGCGCATGACCCGCGGGCTCGACGAGCACGGCGAGATCCGCCGCGACAACGTGGCGGTCGCGATCTTCCACGCCTTCGTCCTCCTCGCGATCACCGCCGTCCTGAACGAAGGGATGGAAGACCTCGCGCGGTCCCTCGTCCCCTTCGGCTCGCGCGGCGTCCTGACGCTGCCTTGA
- a CDS encoding PaaI family thioesterase — protein MTAPRIPPPTYEYLNAELLEQGSGRVRCRFRPTEEMTNPLGAVQGGILAAFFDDTMGPAIYSISEGRGFTTVSLNVSYLRAARPGEPLLCEAVVVKHGRSQAYVEATLTRESGGEIVARATAVNLFLDPAKKG, from the coding sequence ATGACGGCGCCGAGGATCCCGCCGCCGACCTACGAGTACCTCAACGCCGAGCTGCTCGAGCAGGGTTCGGGCCGGGTCCGTTGCCGCTTCCGTCCGACGGAAGAGATGACGAACCCGCTCGGCGCGGTCCAGGGCGGGATCCTCGCCGCGTTCTTCGACGACACGATGGGCCCCGCGATCTACTCCATCTCGGAAGGTCGCGGGTTCACCACCGTCAGCCTGAACGTCTCGTACCTGCGCGCCGCCCGCCCCGGCGAGCCGCTCCTCTGCGAGGCCGTCGTCGTGAAGCACGGCCGCAGCCAGGCCTACGTCGAGGCGACCCTCACCCGCGAGAGCGGCGGAGAGATCGTCGCCCGCGCCACCGCCGTCAACCTCTTCCTCGACCCGGCGAAGAAGGGGTAG
- a CDS encoding M2 family metallopeptidase — translation MQKTRLLPLLALSLAFVPMTATAEAPTAADAKAFVEKAEEKLLAASIAAERANWVASNFITEDTELIAAEGNQRRMELAAGLAKEATRFDGLALDADVARKLALLKLSLTLAAPADPKKSEELARIAAGMEAAYGRGKWTPPGGEPLDLEEISRRMATSRDPKELAALWAGWHSIAAPLRKDYVRYVELGNAGAKELGFADMGAMWRSKYDMPPDAYAKELDRLWEQVKPLYTSLHAYVRMKLRETYGKDVVPEKGPIPAHLLGNMWAQQWGSLYPILAPKDADPGYDLTKILVEKKTDAKQMVRYGEGFFTSLGMAPLPKSFWERSLFTRPRDREVVCHASAWCIDWVDDLRLKMCIEINAEDFATVHHELGHNVYQRAYNRQPVLFRDSANDGFHEAIGDTVALSLTPEYLVKLGLLPKTPPPGKDVGYLLNMALEKIAFLPFGLLIDKWRWQAFSGEVPEARWNQAWWDLKLKYQGVTPPVARTEADFDPAAKYHIASGTPYSRYFLAHVLQFQMHRALAKTAGCTTPIHTCSIYGNKEAGARLIKMLEMGQSKPWPDALEAVTGQRQMDATAILDYFAPLQKWLDEQTKGVPKGW, via the coding sequence ATGCAGAAAACCCGCCTCCTTCCCCTCCTCGCCCTGTCCCTCGCGTTCGTCCCGATGACCGCGACCGCAGAGGCTCCGACCGCCGCCGACGCGAAGGCCTTCGTCGAGAAGGCCGAAGAGAAGCTCCTCGCCGCCTCGATCGCCGCCGAGCGCGCGAACTGGGTCGCCTCGAACTTCATCACCGAGGACACCGAGCTCATCGCCGCCGAGGGAAACCAGCGCCGGATGGAGCTGGCCGCCGGCCTCGCCAAGGAGGCGACCCGCTTCGACGGCCTCGCCCTCGACGCCGACGTCGCCCGCAAGCTCGCGCTCCTCAAGCTCTCGCTCACGCTCGCCGCCCCCGCCGACCCGAAGAAGAGCGAGGAGCTGGCCCGCATCGCCGCCGGCATGGAGGCGGCCTACGGTCGCGGCAAGTGGACGCCTCCCGGAGGAGAGCCGCTCGACCTCGAGGAAATCTCGCGCCGGATGGCGACGAGCCGCGACCCGAAGGAGCTGGCCGCGCTCTGGGCCGGCTGGCACTCCATCGCCGCCCCGCTGCGCAAGGACTACGTCCGCTACGTCGAGCTCGGCAACGCCGGGGCGAAGGAGCTCGGCTTCGCCGACATGGGCGCCATGTGGCGGTCGAAGTACGACATGCCGCCGGACGCCTACGCGAAGGAGCTCGACCGCCTCTGGGAGCAGGTGAAGCCCCTCTACACCTCGCTCCACGCGTACGTCCGGATGAAGCTGCGCGAGACCTACGGCAAGGACGTCGTCCCCGAGAAGGGGCCGATCCCGGCGCACCTCCTCGGGAACATGTGGGCCCAGCAGTGGGGCAGCCTCTACCCGATCCTCGCCCCGAAGGACGCCGACCCGGGCTACGACCTCACGAAGATCCTCGTCGAGAAGAAGACCGACGCGAAGCAGATGGTTCGCTACGGCGAGGGCTTCTTCACGTCGCTCGGGATGGCGCCCCTCCCGAAGTCCTTCTGGGAGCGTTCCCTCTTCACCCGCCCGCGCGACCGCGAGGTCGTCTGCCACGCGAGCGCCTGGTGCATCGACTGGGTCGACGACCTGCGGCTGAAGATGTGCATCGAGATCAACGCGGAGGACTTCGCCACCGTCCACCACGAGCTCGGGCACAACGTCTACCAGCGCGCCTACAACCGCCAGCCCGTCCTCTTTCGCGACAGCGCCAACGACGGCTTCCACGAGGCGATCGGCGACACGGTCGCCCTCTCGCTCACTCCGGAGTACCTCGTCAAGCTCGGTCTCCTCCCGAAGACGCCTCCTCCCGGCAAGGACGTCGGTTACCTCCTGAACATGGCGCTCGAGAAGATCGCGTTCCTCCCGTTCGGCCTCCTCATCGACAAGTGGCGCTGGCAGGCCTTCTCGGGCGAGGTCCCCGAGGCGCGCTGGAACCAGGCGTGGTGGGACCTGAAGCTGAAGTACCAGGGCGTCACCCCGCCGGTGGCGCGCACCGAGGCCGACTTCGACCCGGCCGCCAAGTACCACATCGCCTCGGGCACTCCCTACTCGCGCTACTTCCTCGCGCACGTGCTCCAGTTCCAGATGCACCGCGCTCTCGCGAAGACGGCCGGCTGCACCACGCCGATCCACACCTGCTCGATCTACGGGAACAAGGAAGCGGGAGCCCGGCTGATCAAGATGCTCGAGATGGGGCAGAGCAAGCCGTGGCCCGACGCCCTCGAGGCCGTGACCGGCCAGAGGCAGATGGACGCCACCGCGATCCTCGACTACTTCGCGCCGCTCCAGAAGTGGCTCGACGAGCAGACGAAGGGCGTCCCGAAGGGCTGGTGA
- a CDS encoding glycosyltransferase family 39 protein gives MDASLTPPRRPRGGRALRLLLEALAVTALAVVSLLAVWSHQRDDSPTSDEAIHLFSGAEALEDGFGWLNPEHPPLLKLAGAFALRPLGLRTPCEITPCTSSPFGGYSQWLYGNRAPAHAIVAAGRRPFPWLLAALVVAMHLCVRPHAGPVAALLATGLVAFDPTFVAHAAYVHTDVGAALAFLLVTALCARAAAGTTLWRWLVLGLALGLALVTKFSTVLLVPVVVAAGLSGFLRRREESEVPGRSRVVTRDRAIGALLALGIAALVVQGVYGAVLRRMSPELAEASIRSYLQGRPARPDEVERYAALARIAPPLGHYVAGARGVALLSERGRGANFFRGEVSERGFPLYFPAVLLLKSTPAFLAILVCALPLGILRIRSGGPLPAASHALAVLVALGLSAVLLVVATRSTFNIGARHVLPVWTLLVFAGTVVFGRGLAGRPGLRAAAAAVLVGSAGASLLSAGPSPIAYFNGLAGGAAGGRAWFSDSNVDWGQDLYRLHVYLQERGWEETTTIVAFGGVATNYYSRTARLLDPEKSIAPGRYAVSHMMETLGTRFTREFEGEAAARQVDELLKALKARGRRIALVGGSITIWELPG, from the coding sequence GTGGACGCCTCCCTGACACCGCCCCGCCGCCCGCGTGGCGGACGCGCCCTGCGGCTCCTCCTCGAGGCGCTCGCGGTGACGGCTCTGGCCGTCGTCTCCTTGCTGGCCGTCTGGTCCCATCAGCGAGACGACTCCCCGACGTCCGACGAGGCCATCCACCTCTTCTCGGGAGCGGAGGCGCTCGAAGACGGCTTCGGCTGGCTCAACCCCGAGCACCCGCCGCTCCTGAAGCTGGCGGGAGCGTTCGCACTGCGGCCGCTCGGCCTGCGAACCCCTTGCGAGATCACCCCGTGCACCTCCTCGCCGTTCGGTGGCTATTCGCAGTGGCTCTACGGCAACCGGGCTCCCGCCCACGCGATCGTCGCCGCGGGACGCCGCCCGTTTCCATGGCTTCTCGCCGCCCTCGTCGTCGCGATGCACCTCTGCGTCCGGCCGCACGCCGGTCCCGTCGCGGCCCTCCTCGCGACGGGACTCGTCGCCTTCGACCCGACTTTCGTCGCGCACGCGGCCTACGTCCACACCGACGTCGGCGCGGCGCTCGCGTTCCTCCTCGTCACGGCCCTTTGCGCGCGGGCGGCGGCGGGTACGACCCTCTGGCGCTGGCTCGTCCTCGGCCTCGCGCTCGGCCTCGCCCTCGTCACGAAGTTCTCGACGGTCCTCCTCGTCCCGGTCGTCGTCGCCGCCGGACTCTCCGGCTTCCTCCGTCGGCGCGAGGAGTCCGAAGTCCCGGGACGGTCCCGGGTCGTCACGCGCGACCGCGCCATCGGCGCCCTCCTCGCCCTCGGCATCGCGGCGCTCGTCGTCCAGGGCGTGTACGGTGCGGTCCTGCGGCGCATGTCGCCCGAGCTCGCGGAGGCCTCGATCCGTTCGTACCTCCAGGGGCGCCCCGCGCGTCCGGACGAGGTCGAGCGCTACGCGGCCCTCGCGAGGATCGCCCCGCCGCTCGGGCACTACGTGGCCGGGGCCCGGGGGGTCGCGCTCCTGAGCGAGAGAGGGCGCGGCGCGAACTTCTTCCGCGGCGAAGTCTCGGAGCGGGGTTTCCCCCTCTACTTCCCCGCGGTCCTCCTCCTGAAGTCGACGCCGGCGTTCCTGGCGATCCTCGTGTGCGCGCTCCCGCTCGGCATCCTCCGGATCCGCAGCGGCGGGCCCCTGCCGGCCGCGAGCCATGCGCTCGCCGTCCTCGTTGCGCTCGGCCTTTCGGCCGTGCTTCTCGTGGTCGCGACGCGCTCGACGTTCAACATCGGAGCCCGCCACGTCCTGCCGGTCTGGACGCTCCTCGTCTTCGCGGGGACCGTCGTCTTCGGCCGGGGCCTCGCCGGCAGGCCCGGGCTCCGCGCGGCGGCGGCCGCCGTCCTCGTCGGTTCCGCCGGGGCTTCACTCCTGTCCGCGGGCCCCTCGCCCATCGCGTACTTCAACGGCCTCGCCGGGGGCGCCGCGGGCGGGCGCGCGTGGTTCTCCGACTCGAACGTCGACTGGGGTCAGGACCTCTACCGGCTGCACGTCTACCTGCAGGAGCGCGGCTGGGAGGAGACGACGACGATCGTCGCCTTCGGGGGCGTCGCCACGAACTACTACTCCCGGACGGCCCGCCTGCTCGACCCCGAGAAGAGCATCGCGCCGGGGCGCTACGCCGTCTCGCACATGATGGAGACGCTCGGTACCCGGTTCACGAGGGAGTTCGAGGGCGAGGCCGCGGCGCGCCAGGTGGACGAGCTCCTGAAGGCGCTGAAGGCGCGCGGCAGGAGGATCGCCCTCGTGGGCGGGTCGATCACGATCTGGGAGCTGCCGGGGTAG